The following proteins come from a genomic window of Brevibacillus antibioticus:
- a CDS encoding N-acetyldiaminopimelate deacetylase: protein MTTSLFTQIRRDLHQIPEPGFAEVKTQQYLLDYLKKLPQERIEIKTWRTGILVKLAGTKPKRLIAWRTDMDGLPIVEETSYPFRSLHEGYMHACGHDMHMAIALGLLTHFTEHPIADDLLFLFQPAEEGPGGAWPMLESEEFAGWRPDCIFALHIAPEYPVGHIATKPGILFANTSELYIDLVGKGGHAAFPHKANDMVVAGSHLVTQLQSIISRNIDPLDSAVVTIGKLESGTKQNIIAEKSRLEGTIRTFSMESMALVKSRIESLVKGIEAGFECQATIDYGVGYCQVYNEEQLTIDFMQWVQEQCEEVTLITCKEAMTGEDFGYFLKEIPGFLFWLGVQTPYGLHHSKIEPNEDAIEVAIRLVSRYFTRLSQQE from the coding sequence ATGACGACTTCCTTGTTTACACAAATTCGCCGAGACCTGCACCAAATACCGGAGCCCGGCTTTGCTGAAGTGAAGACGCAACAATACTTGCTCGATTATTTGAAAAAGCTGCCTCAGGAGCGAATCGAGATCAAAACGTGGCGGACAGGCATATTGGTCAAGCTGGCAGGAACAAAGCCAAAACGATTAATTGCCTGGCGGACGGATATGGATGGCCTGCCGATCGTAGAGGAAACGTCCTATCCGTTTCGCTCGCTTCATGAAGGGTATATGCATGCATGCGGGCATGACATGCATATGGCGATCGCCCTTGGCCTCCTAACGCATTTTACGGAGCATCCGATAGCAGATGATTTGCTCTTCCTCTTCCAGCCAGCAGAAGAAGGTCCTGGCGGTGCTTGGCCGATGTTGGAAAGTGAAGAGTTTGCAGGGTGGCGACCGGACTGCATTTTTGCCCTGCATATCGCGCCAGAATACCCAGTTGGGCATATTGCGACGAAGCCAGGAATCTTGTTTGCCAACACTTCTGAGCTGTACATTGATTTGGTTGGCAAAGGGGGGCATGCCGCCTTCCCGCACAAGGCGAATGATATGGTGGTTGCAGGAAGCCATCTTGTGACACAGCTTCAATCGATTATTTCGCGCAATATAGATCCATTGGATTCGGCCGTCGTAACGATTGGCAAGCTGGAGAGCGGGACGAAGCAGAACATCATCGCGGAGAAGTCCAGGTTAGAAGGGACCATCCGAACCTTTTCGATGGAATCGATGGCACTCGTCAAGAGCCGCATTGAATCTCTCGTAAAGGGAATAGAAGCGGGCTTTGAGTGCCAGGCAACGATTGACTACGGTGTTGGTTACTGCCAGGTTTACAACGAGGAGCAGCTAACGATAGATTTCATGCAATGGGTACAGGAACAATGTGAAGAGGTAACTCTCATCACTTGCAAGGAAGCCATGACCGGAGAAGACTTCGGCTACTTTTTGAAAGAAATCCCTGGCTTTTTGTTTTGGCTGGGTGTGCAAACGCCGTACGGTTTGCACCATTCCAAAATTGAGCCAAACGAAGACGCGATTGAGGTCGCTATTCGACTGGTCTCCCGGTATTTTACAAGGCTTTCGCAACAGGAGTAG
- a CDS encoding DUF4912 domain-containing protein: METNPPRSSTDVEGPSIRIAWKDEQSIQAEWSMTKEFEQEIERKFAIPFAELPFVLRLFDVTYRKEIRNDGTDLYTDFDINHRSSEWILYGVTQGLEYCVDLGIRMVDGRFYSLSRSQMI; encoded by the coding sequence ATGGAGACAAATCCCCCGCGATCGTCCACGGATGTAGAAGGCCCGAGTATACGCATTGCCTGGAAAGATGAGCAGTCCATTCAGGCAGAGTGGAGCATGACAAAGGAATTCGAGCAAGAAATAGAGCGAAAGTTTGCTATTCCATTTGCTGAACTGCCTTTTGTCCTACGCCTTTTTGATGTGACGTACCGCAAAGAGATCCGAAATGATGGCACTGACCTTTACACTGATTTTGATATCAACCACCGTTCTTCCGAATGGATTTTGTACGGAGTGACGCAAGGATTGGAATATTGCGTCGATCTGGGAATTCGGATGGTGGACGGAAGGTTTTATTCGCTGTCCAGGTCTCAAATGATTTGA
- a CDS encoding glycoside hydrolase family 73 protein has product MDAQAFIQLIADHARKSYQNHRIFPSITIAQAVLESGWGQKVPVDPATGTSSYNLFGIKGTGPAGSVTIESKEVENGKTVTRTSQFRAYENYQQSMEDHAQFLRKPAYKNVLAAATPAQAAQALEEAGYATDPAYAEKLTNLIQTYNLTQYDQFVPEEPQTFPPWKWELGNRALQEGLLTSPEWLNKLDEPMPVWAALAIALRLLDNQRQKP; this is encoded by the coding sequence ATGGATGCCCAAGCATTTATTCAGCTGATTGCTGACCACGCCAGAAAGTCTTATCAGAACCATCGTATATTCCCCTCCATTACAATAGCGCAAGCCGTACTCGAGTCAGGTTGGGGTCAAAAAGTACCTGTTGATCCTGCAACTGGGACATCCTCGTACAACCTCTTTGGAATAAAGGGAACGGGACCTGCCGGATCTGTCACTATCGAAAGCAAAGAGGTGGAAAACGGAAAGACGGTTACACGTACTTCCCAGTTCCGCGCTTATGAAAATTACCAGCAATCCATGGAAGACCATGCCCAGTTTTTACGTAAGCCCGCATATAAAAACGTGCTGGCAGCCGCTACTCCCGCACAAGCCGCACAGGCTTTAGAAGAAGCCGGCTACGCTACCGATCCTGCATACGCTGAAAAGCTGACGAACCTCATTCAGACGTACAACTTGACCCAGTACGATCAATTTGTCCCAGAAGAGCCACAAACGTTTCCTCCCTGGAAATGGGAGCTGGGCAATCGCGCGTTACAGGAGGGCTTGCTGACCTCACCTGAATGGCTAAATAAGTTAGACGAACCCATGCCAGTATGGGCTGCTTTAGCAATTGCCCTGCGACTGCTGGACAACCAGCGACAGAAGCCATGA
- a CDS encoding DUF1885 family protein, translating to MKLQSAYIYFVDGSTAASVSIDDVKAKFTRYVDMTSKTGKQLGWTYADAAFPYNLEERPEGKDSWFLLRGKDPNMYKAIVVGVGSKNENGSEKHYIQVSLPESATHGDKNKANEYCRYLARDYKAELHLFNKRIQYFQPRKP from the coding sequence GTGAAACTTCAATCGGCCTACATCTATTTCGTTGATGGTTCTACCGCAGCATCTGTAAGTATTGACGACGTGAAAGCCAAGTTTACGCGATACGTTGACATGACCTCAAAAACAGGAAAGCAGTTGGGCTGGACCTATGCAGATGCCGCTTTCCCTTACAACCTAGAAGAACGCCCTGAAGGAAAGGACTCGTGGTTCCTTCTTAGAGGAAAAGACCCAAACATGTACAAAGCCATCGTTGTTGGAGTCGGGAGCAAAAATGAAAACGGTTCCGAAAAGCATTACATACAAGTGTCCCTCCCTGAATCAGCGACGCACGGCGATAAAAACAAGGCAAATGAGTACTGTCGATACCTGGCCCGTGATTATAAAGCAGAGCTCCACCTCTTCAACAAGCGTATTCAATATTTCCAACCTCGAAAACCATAA
- a CDS encoding MarR family winged helix-turn-helix transcriptional regulator has product MQEASIRHVFEALNTMRAIDVVNKEDWERAAKEAELDSSVQLNILWIIYCYEGVRVTQIADWTFWHPSSIVIHIKKLMEKGMVTIEKSELDGRVVHVYPTEKGKEVLEASRRSVPDIFRLTYALEKMEERYSTAVVELFFECLSFVAQSLHGAEKVRWIQEGEDRVMNPTRLVNDAVWVAKT; this is encoded by the coding sequence ATGCAGGAGGCCTCAATAAGACACGTATTCGAAGCTTTAAACACCATGCGCGCCATCGATGTGGTGAACAAAGAAGACTGGGAGCGGGCAGCGAAGGAAGCCGAATTGGATTCTTCCGTACAGCTAAACATTCTCTGGATCATCTACTGTTATGAAGGTGTACGCGTCACGCAAATTGCAGATTGGACCTTCTGGCATCCCTCATCGATTGTCATTCATATCAAGAAATTAATGGAGAAAGGCATGGTGACCATCGAAAAGTCGGAGTTGGATGGGCGTGTGGTTCACGTATACCCGACTGAAAAAGGAAAAGAAGTATTGGAAGCCAGTCGAAGAAGTGTACCAGATATTTTTAGATTGACGTATGCATTGGAGAAAATGGAGGAACGATACAGTACAGCAGTAGTTGAACTGTTCTTTGAATGTCTCTCCTTTGTCGCGCAATCGTTGCATGGTGCAGAAAAAGTAAGATGGATTCAAGAAGGGGAAGACAGGGTCATGAACCCGACGCGTCTGGTAAATGATGCTGTTTGGGTGGCAAAAACGTGA
- a CDS encoding DUF3055 domain-containing protein, with protein sequence MEHYDHLYDVSENANVRFLGFISEGTRYDFGMVFTHKFYGKPLVICMQTGQSTLLSSEDAVNPGYLQKIFRLDSENEAVALAEFFQEHLPSIPFEENQY encoded by the coding sequence ATGGAGCACTACGACCACTTATACGACGTATCGGAGAATGCTAATGTACGTTTTCTCGGATTTATTTCAGAGGGAACACGATACGACTTTGGCATGGTATTTACACACAAGTTTTATGGGAAGCCGTTGGTGATCTGTATGCAGACAGGGCAATCGACTCTTCTCAGTTCTGAAGATGCGGTGAATCCAGGATACCTGCAAAAAATTTTCAGGCTGGATTCGGAGAACGAGGCAGTAGCGCTTGCTGAGTTTTTTCAGGAGCATTTACCATCCATTCCATTTGAAGAAAATCAGTATTAG
- a CDS encoding alpha/beta hydrolase translates to MDVHKWSAKDSRGAIVLVHGTGEHHGRYEHVAAYFNQAGWDVYAEDLPGWGRSPGRRGHIQSFEDYLSRVREWTNTALADASGEKPVFLMGHSLGGLIATRFIQTDERSKELAGLILTSPCLKLKLTVPAWKEQLAQFLDRVWPTLVMPNGITPDMVSRDEAVQAAYQNDPLNYSKVSVRWFTELNRSMEKAWEERNRIKHPVLVLQAGADTLVDADAVEQFTAGFSDKQRFVRYAGLRHEILNEPEKEEVMKKIANWLNENILI, encoded by the coding sequence ATGGATGTACATAAATGGTCGGCCAAAGATTCTCGGGGAGCAATTGTTCTCGTCCATGGAACAGGAGAGCATCATGGGCGTTATGAGCATGTAGCAGCCTATTTCAATCAGGCAGGCTGGGATGTATATGCGGAAGATTTGCCCGGATGGGGGCGCTCTCCTGGGAGACGGGGGCATATTCAATCATTCGAAGACTATTTGTCCCGTGTACGTGAGTGGACGAATACTGCTCTTGCCGATGCGTCAGGAGAGAAGCCTGTATTTTTAATGGGGCATAGTTTGGGGGGGCTCATTGCGACTCGCTTTATTCAGACGGATGAGCGGAGTAAAGAGCTGGCAGGGTTAATTCTCACATCTCCATGCTTGAAACTCAAGCTGACTGTACCGGCGTGGAAGGAGCAATTGGCACAGTTTCTCGATCGGGTCTGGCCAACACTTGTCATGCCTAATGGAATCACTCCCGACATGGTATCGCGCGACGAAGCTGTTCAGGCTGCTTATCAGAACGATCCGCTCAATTATTCCAAGGTAAGTGTTAGATGGTTCACGGAATTGAACCGCTCTATGGAAAAGGCGTGGGAGGAAAGAAATCGAATCAAGCACCCTGTCCTTGTTTTGCAGGCTGGTGCTGATACATTGGTTGATGCGGATGCTGTGGAGCAGTTTACAGCGGGCTTTTCAGATAAACAAAGGTTTGTACGATACGCAGGCTTGCGGCACGAAATTTTGAATGAGCCTGAAAAGGAAGAAGTCATGAAAAAAATCGCGAACTGGTTGAATGAGAATATTTTGATCTAA
- a CDS encoding GapA-binding peptide SR1P, whose protein sequence is MGTIVCQTCGTIIEHFESNSVKTLYAACNCDCRPDDRQEKE, encoded by the coding sequence ATGGGAACTATCGTATGTCAGACTTGCGGAACCATCATCGAACATTTTGAAAGTAATTCAGTGAAAACGCTTTATGCGGCGTGTAACTGTGACTGCCGACCTGATGACAGACAGGAAAAAGAATAA
- a CDS encoding dihydroorotate dehydrogenase, which produces MPDWSYQTMFRPLLFLMPPERAKSITLKSIGTLAKIPGGPSIIEWMGHMEPPSQLSKTMGAITFPTPVGLGAGLDTECIAIQALSKFGFGFLELGPVSKEPIDSHGTVQRDITAMDIHYSGYLSNNGINTFLRRLKGASGIKIPIGVRLACQPETSLREATEELQELIDRLEGFCSFFTIDTRTNIGQPEWSHTTWVEHFSCLRNQTDLPLLLAVPPSLTEAEALPILTSAKEAGLNGLVVAGGSIQEDSPCANTPVYTTGKSSHEQAVKFVSWAREQWSDALIVGSGGILEPQDALTFLAAGANFVQLHSGLVYSGPGLPKRINEAILQSQPITDPPQEKRPAFLFPLWVWGILLGVGMLIGGVLAWLVAATTVVLPYDERFLGMSADQLTLLNAQILSFMSHDRISLAGTMISIGVLYSQLAYHGLRKEIHWTRTVLLVSGTVGFSSFFLFIGYGYFDYVHAILALVLFPMFLLALRTPAKVHLTRLPPQLHNDRDWQMALWGQLLFVIIGFGLTGAGIIISIIGVTGVFVPSDLVFLCVSADTLQSYNERLIPVIAHDRAGFGGALVSNGLAVLLISLWGIRRGEAWIWWTLFLAGIPGFVSGIGIHFTVGYVDFTHLLPAYVAVIIFLVALVLLKPYLSRT; this is translated from the coding sequence ATGCCAGACTGGTCGTATCAAACGATGTTTCGGCCACTTCTCTTTCTCATGCCACCCGAACGGGCCAAGTCGATTACCTTGAAATCAATCGGTACTTTGGCCAAAATTCCGGGTGGTCCGTCCATCATCGAATGGATGGGACATATGGAGCCACCCTCGCAGCTCTCCAAAACAATGGGCGCGATCACGTTCCCTACCCCAGTCGGGTTGGGTGCAGGATTGGATACGGAATGCATCGCCATTCAGGCGCTGTCTAAATTCGGCTTCGGGTTTCTAGAGCTGGGACCTGTGTCCAAAGAACCGATCGATTCTCATGGCACCGTTCAACGTGACATTACCGCCATGGATATCCACTATTCTGGTTATTTGTCAAATAATGGTATAAACACTTTTCTGAGGCGCCTGAAGGGGGCTTCTGGCATCAAAATTCCGATCGGAGTCAGATTGGCCTGCCAACCAGAAACCAGCCTGAGAGAAGCCACAGAAGAGCTTCAAGAGCTAATCGACAGATTGGAGGGTTTTTGTTCGTTTTTCACTATTGATACGCGGACGAATATTGGACAGCCAGAATGGAGCCATACCACGTGGGTGGAACATTTTTCCTGTTTGCGTAACCAAACGGATCTACCACTCTTGCTGGCGGTCCCTCCGAGCCTTACAGAAGCGGAAGCACTCCCGATTCTTACCTCGGCAAAAGAAGCAGGACTCAACGGTCTAGTTGTCGCTGGAGGCAGCATTCAGGAAGATTCACCATGCGCGAACACCCCTGTTTACACCACGGGGAAGAGTTCACACGAGCAAGCCGTCAAATTTGTCTCCTGGGCACGGGAACAGTGGTCAGATGCCCTTATCGTTGGATCCGGCGGGATTCTGGAGCCACAAGATGCTCTGACCTTTCTTGCAGCGGGTGCCAATTTTGTGCAGTTGCACAGTGGCTTGGTCTATTCTGGACCCGGCTTGCCAAAGCGAATTAACGAAGCCATCTTGCAATCACAACCTATCACTGACCCCCCTCAAGAAAAGCGACCTGCTTTTTTATTTCCTTTATGGGTATGGGGTATCTTGTTGGGCGTGGGCATGTTGATCGGTGGGGTACTTGCTTGGCTGGTAGCCGCAACAACCGTCGTCCTCCCCTATGACGAACGCTTTCTCGGAATGTCAGCTGACCAGCTTACGCTCTTAAATGCACAGATCCTCTCTTTTATGTCGCACGATCGGATTAGTCTGGCAGGAACGATGATATCCATAGGAGTTTTGTATAGCCAACTGGCTTACCATGGCCTACGTAAAGAAATTCACTGGACACGGACCGTCTTGCTCGTCTCCGGTACTGTTGGATTTTCCAGCTTCTTTTTATTTATTGGATACGGTTACTTTGATTACGTGCACGCGATTTTAGCACTCGTGTTATTCCCCATGTTTTTGCTCGCATTACGAACACCTGCAAAGGTTCATTTGACTCGCCTACCGCCTCAGCTTCACAACGACCGGGATTGGCAAATGGCTCTATGGGGACAATTGCTCTTTGTCATCATTGGATTTGGTTTGACAGGGGCTGGTATCATCATTTCGATCATCGGCGTCACAGGTGTCTTCGTTCCTTCCGACCTCGTCTTCCTCTGTGTGTCTGCTGATACCTTGCAGTCATACAATGAGCGATTAATTCCTGTCATTGCTCATGACCGCGCTGGCTTTGGCGGGGCATTAGTTTCGAATGGGCTGGCCGTCTTGCTGATTAGTCTTTGGGGGATCAGGCGAGGAGAAGCGTGGATTTGGTGGACATTGTTTTTAGCAGGCATTCCTGGCTTCGTTTCTGGTATAGGCATACATTTTACTGTTGGCTATGTTGATTTTACTCATCTCTTGCCTGCTTATGTCGCCGTCATTATATTTCTCGTCGCACTCGTACTTTTGAAGCCGTATTTATCCCGGACGTAA
- a CDS encoding aminotransferase class I/II-fold pyridoxal phosphate-dependent enzyme, with protein MRQMKTPLFSGLLEHANRNPIQFHIPGHKKGMGMHPAFREFIGDNALSIDLINIAPLDDLHHPKAMIKEAQDLAAEAFGADHTFFSVQGTSGAIMAMIMATCSPGDKIIVPRNVHKSIMSAIIFAGAIPIFIHPAMDERLGISHGITVKAVQKALEAHPDAAALLVINPTYFGIAGDLREIVRAAHNYEIPVLVDEAHGVHIHFHEELPISAMQAGADMAATSVHKLGGSLTQTSILNVREGLVDVDRVKTVMSMLTTTSTSYIFLASLDMARQHLALNGKMLADQAMELAAKARDMINEIPRIYCVGKEILGKPATFAMDPTKLLIHVRDLGITGWEVENWLRDKYNIEVEMSDLYNILCFVTAGDTEESIRTLVNGLRDLSVEFSHVQAEDKPTISLPNIPVLSTTPREAFYAETETIPLVEAAGRVITEFIMVYPPGIPIFLPGEVITEENIAYIQENIRVGLPVQGPEDETLKTIKVVKRQTAISG; from the coding sequence ATGAGACAAATGAAAACTCCTTTGTTCAGCGGGTTGTTGGAGCACGCCAACCGGAACCCGATTCAATTTCACATTCCGGGCCATAAGAAGGGTATGGGTATGCATCCGGCATTTCGCGAGTTCATCGGGGACAACGCTCTTTCGATAGACCTCATCAACATCGCGCCATTGGATGATTTGCATCACCCGAAGGCAATGATTAAAGAAGCACAAGATTTGGCAGCCGAGGCATTCGGTGCTGACCATACATTTTTTTCCGTACAAGGTACAAGCGGCGCCATCATGGCGATGATTATGGCGACCTGCAGTCCTGGCGACAAAATTATCGTACCGCGTAACGTGCACAAATCGATTATGTCGGCGATAATTTTCGCTGGTGCAATCCCAATCTTTATTCACCCTGCCATGGACGAGCGTCTGGGTATTTCTCACGGGATCACAGTGAAGGCCGTGCAAAAAGCACTGGAAGCCCATCCTGATGCTGCTGCCCTGTTGGTGATTAACCCAACGTACTTCGGTATTGCAGGTGACCTGCGTGAGATCGTGCGGGCGGCGCATAACTATGAAATTCCTGTATTGGTCGACGAAGCTCATGGTGTGCATATTCATTTTCACGAGGAACTGCCGATTTCGGCCATGCAAGCAGGTGCCGACATGGCAGCCACCAGCGTACACAAGCTGGGTGGCTCTTTGACCCAAACATCGATCTTGAATGTACGGGAAGGGCTCGTCGATGTCGATCGGGTGAAAACGGTCATGAGTATGCTCACGACGACTTCGACGTCTTACATCTTCCTCGCATCGTTGGACATGGCCCGTCAGCATTTGGCCCTCAACGGGAAAATGCTCGCGGATCAAGCGATGGAGCTGGCAGCAAAAGCACGCGATATGATTAACGAAATCCCGCGCATCTACTGTGTTGGCAAGGAGATTCTTGGAAAGCCTGCGACTTTTGCGATGGACCCAACCAAGCTCCTCATCCATGTACGCGATCTCGGAATCACTGGATGGGAAGTCGAGAACTGGTTGCGTGACAAATACAACATTGAGGTAGAGATGAGCGATCTGTACAACATCCTCTGCTTCGTTACGGCGGGAGATACGGAAGAATCCATCCGTACGCTGGTAAATGGCTTGCGTGATCTGTCCGTTGAATTTTCGCACGTACAAGCAGAAGACAAGCCGACCATCTCACTACCGAATATCCCTGTGCTGTCCACCACCCCTCGCGAAGCCTTCTATGCAGAAACAGAGACGATTCCGTTGGTGGAAGCAGCAGGTCGAGTCATCACTGAGTTCATCATGGTGTATCCTCCAGGCATCCCGATTTTCCTTCCTGGAGAGGTAATCACCGAGGAAAATATCGCGTACATTCAAGAAAACATTCGAGTCGGATTACCCGTACAAGGTCCAGAAGATGAGACACTAAAAACGATCAAGGTCGTAAAAAGACAAACCGCCATTTCTGGCTAA
- a CDS encoding NAD(P)H-dependent flavin oxidoreductase: MKTRVTELLQIAYPVVQGGLAYLAYADLAAAVSNAGGLGQITAMSLPSAKALREEIRKVRAWTDKPFGVNYAIGQHGRPYEEMLDVAIEEGVAAVSVTGGNPEPLLRRLDGHPIKKLVLVASARQAQKAESIGADAVMAVGQEGGGHLGRDDIGTFVLIPRVVDSVKIPVLASGGIGDGRGILAALALGAEGVEMGTRFIATQECVHAHSAYKEALVAGTEHDTAVIKRTLGAPARVVRTPGSDHILQLEKEGVGYEQLKSFISGENNCTFIYEGDSQHGFGWAGQVIGLIDDVPSVQQLFDRMFSDVNKSLVRLRSFS; this comes from the coding sequence ATGAAAACGAGAGTAACGGAGCTACTTCAAATAGCATACCCAGTCGTTCAAGGCGGCTTGGCTTATTTAGCTTACGCAGATTTGGCTGCGGCTGTGTCAAATGCGGGGGGACTCGGTCAAATTACGGCGATGTCCTTGCCGTCGGCTAAAGCGCTGCGGGAGGAAATTCGCAAGGTTCGTGCATGGACAGATAAACCATTTGGTGTGAATTATGCAATTGGTCAACACGGTCGACCGTATGAAGAAATGCTGGATGTGGCGATTGAAGAAGGGGTGGCAGCTGTTTCGGTAACAGGAGGCAATCCAGAGCCGCTGCTGCGCAGACTCGATGGTCATCCCATCAAAAAGCTTGTCTTGGTTGCGTCTGCCCGCCAAGCACAAAAAGCCGAATCAATTGGCGCGGATGCTGTGATGGCTGTCGGTCAAGAAGGTGGGGGTCACCTGGGGCGAGATGATATCGGGACGTTCGTTTTGATTCCTCGTGTGGTCGATTCCGTGAAAATTCCGGTATTGGCTAGCGGTGGCATCGGTGATGGTCGGGGGATTTTGGCAGCGCTTGCACTAGGTGCAGAAGGTGTGGAGATGGGAACGCGATTTATTGCGACGCAAGAATGTGTCCATGCGCATTCTGCCTACAAAGAGGCGTTGGTTGCTGGAACGGAGCATGATACCGCAGTTATCAAGCGCACACTAGGGGCACCTGCGAGGGTTGTTCGTACACCAGGCTCTGATCATATTCTTCAATTGGAAAAAGAAGGGGTAGGCTACGAGCAGTTAAAGAGCTTCATCAGTGGAGAGAACAATTGCACATTTATTTATGAGGGCGACAGCCAGCATGGCTTTGGTTGGGCTGGTCAGGTTATTGGATTAATTGATGATGTACCAAGTGTTCAACAATTGTTTGACCGCATGTTTAGCGATGTGAACAAGTCATTGGTTCGACTTCGGTCTTTTTCCTAA